The Ahaetulla prasina isolate Xishuangbanna chromosome 3, ASM2864084v1, whole genome shotgun sequence genome window below encodes:
- the GPR61 gene encoding G-protein coupled receptor 61, whose amino-acid sequence MEPSLPTPWVRNPARIRRLLQTSQSSMLLNSSLDTKPRDVASESVGLFFMLLIDLTAIVGNIAVMTVIIKTPALRKFVFVFHLCLVDLLAAITLMPLAMLSSSTFFDGTVFEDAICHTYLFLSICFITMCILSISAINVERYYYVVHPMRYEVKMTVSLVVCVLVGVWIKAVVMSIIPILGWLSQDHINRSLAYNGQTCSLQWSRSAYCKFFVIFFAVFYFLLPVSIILVVYCNMFKVARVAAMHHGPLPTWMDTARQRSESLSSRSTMVTSSGAPRTTPQRTFGGGKAVIILLAVGGQFLFCWLPYFSFHLYSVLSSHFPGQQTENVVTWIGYFCFTSNPFFYGCLNRQIRGELSKHLTCFFKQPPEEDLRLPSREGSIEENFLQFLQGTGCHAEARNALTQPSPKRDQATIDFRIPGQIAEETAEFLEQHMNSDITASNNYIRAACSPKPEL is encoded by the coding sequence ATGGAGCCTTCTCTTCCCACCCCGTGGGTACGGAATCCTGCCAGGATCAGAAGACTGCTTCAGACATCCCAGAGTTCTATGCTTCTCAATTCTAGCCTAGACACCAAGCCCAGAGACGTGGCCTCTGAGTCTGTGGGTCTCTTCTTCATGCTTTTGATTGATTTGACAGCCATTGTGGGCAATATAGCAGTTATGACGGTCATTATCAAAACGCCAGCACTGAGGAAGTTTGTTTTTGTGTTCCACCTCTGCTTGGTGGATCTTTTGGCTGCTATTACCCTAATGCCTCTAGCCATGCTGTCCAGCTCAACTTTCTTTGATGGCACAGTCTTTGAGGATGCCATATGTCACACCTATCTCTTCCTGAGTATTTGCTTCATCACCATGTGTATCCTTTCAATCTCAGCTATTAACGTAGAGCGCTACTACTATGTGGTGCACCCCATGCGCTATGAGGTCAAAATGACTGTGAGCCTGGTGGTCTGTGTCCTGGTTGGTGTCTGGATCAAGGCAGTAGTTATGTCCATCATCCCCATCCTGGGATGGCTTTCCCAAGACCATATCAATAGATCCCTAGCTTACAATGGACAGACCTGCTCCTTGCAGTGGAGCCGAAGTGCCTACTGCAAGTTTTTTGTGATTTTCTTTGCTGTTTTCTACTTTCTCCTGCCAGTTTCCATTATTTTGGTGGTCTATTGTAATATGTTTAAAGTGGCCAGAGTAGCTGCCATGCACCATGGTCCACTCCCCACTTGGATGGATACCGCACGGCAAAGATCGGAATCTCTTAGTAGTAGGTCCACAATGGTGACTAGTTCAGGAGCCCCTCGAACTACCCCTCAGAGGACGTTTGGGGGTGGGAAGGCTGTCATCATCCTCCTAGCAGTGGGGGGACAATTTCTCTTCTGCTGGTTGCCCTATTTCTCCTTCCATCTCTACTCAGTGCTGAGCTCCCATTTTCCTGGCCAGCAGACGGAGAATGTGGTCACTTGGATTGGTTATTTTTGCTTCACATCCAATCCTTTCTTCTATGGATGCCTCAACCGACAGATCAGAGGAGAGCTCAGCAAGCACCTCACCTGTTTCTTCAAGCAACCACCAGAGGAGGATCTCAGGTTACCCAGCAGAGAAGGCTCCATTGAGGAGAACTTCTTGCAGTTCCTGCAAGGGACAGGTTGCCACGCTGAGGCCAGAAATGCTCTTACCCAGCCTAGCCCCAAAAGGGACCAAGCTACCATTGATTTCCGGATCCCAGGACAAATTGCAGAAGAGACCGCAGAGTTCCTGGAGCAGCACATGAACAGCGATATCACTGCCTCCAATAACTACATCAGAGCAGCATGTTCACCGAAGCCTGAGCTGTAG